The following proteins are encoded in a genomic region of Streptomyces sp. NBC_01723:
- a CDS encoding DUF6415 family natural product biosynthesis protein, with protein sequence MRLSLAPRRAFCQRRGQGRSLGDPGAGRDQAASATETVTLVLGEDSPVPETAADVEDLVLRLRGHVNQLGTLMPSQEPALLRAQQLCSVGLPEGYLSSRVHLVRLAEATQELIAKIRLDDVGASRPARRLARWTPQINVLRGAVFAVALTCLVWAASVPRS encoded by the coding sequence ATGCGTCTCTCGCTGGCCCCTCGCCGGGCGTTCTGCCAGCGCCGTGGTCAGGGCCGGAGTCTCGGTGATCCGGGTGCCGGGCGTGACCAAGCGGCGTCCGCGACGGAGACGGTGACGCTCGTGCTGGGCGAGGACTCCCCGGTGCCCGAGACCGCCGCCGATGTGGAGGACCTCGTCCTGCGGCTGCGAGGGCACGTCAACCAGCTCGGAACCCTGATGCCTTCGCAGGAGCCGGCCTTGCTCCGTGCGCAGCAACTCTGCTCGGTCGGGCTCCCGGAGGGCTATCTGTCCAGCCGCGTGCACCTCGTCAGGCTCGCCGAGGCCACGCAGGAACTCATCGCGAAGATCCGGCTGGACGACGTCGGAGCGAGTCGACCGGCACGGAGGTTGGCTCGATGGACGCCGCAGATCAACGTGCTGCGCGGTGCGGTCTTCGCCGTCGCCCTCACCTGCTTGGTGTGGGCCGCTTCGGTGCCCCGGTCATGA
- a CDS encoding Tat pathway signal protein, whose translation MARERNVALAALLREAGWSQPQAAAAVARVAAESGARELQAISRSHIAMWVQGTKPSGRAPHILRETLSRRLSRPLTLADLGLEDGPTGSPDSSSDWSVDPLTVLAELGSDDLDMHRRKLLATAAYSAAGLTLPASSWWTTAPAAAASRPAVSPRLVTQADIDDVRNLTAFYSARDQQRGGASGRSALAGHLRDEAVPLLGSRFRTERHRRDTYSAVAEMTYIAGWMAFDASEHRTAQRYLTLAARIAAEACDGPLGGHILRALAHQAVDLGHPRRALDLTDASMARTHYGQASSREKALLSIVHARALAADGDRPGTLAAISRAERDLARADNEDAPDRVGFFQEASLAHETACALRDLGNPVEAEIHFQRSVRTRRRQQYARTHSVTLGYLGAVQVQQGRLDEACGTWGQALDAMVGVQSGRARDVIVRMQSDLSPMRQRGGRHVVELDRRAREMLRAIG comes from the coding sequence ATGGCCCGTGAGCGAAACGTCGCCCTCGCCGCACTCCTGCGCGAAGCGGGCTGGTCCCAGCCCCAAGCAGCCGCCGCGGTCGCTCGTGTCGCCGCGGAGAGCGGTGCACGCGAATTGCAGGCCATCTCGCGCTCGCACATCGCCATGTGGGTCCAGGGCACCAAGCCCAGCGGACGAGCGCCTCATATCCTGCGTGAGACGCTGTCCCGCAGGCTCAGTCGCCCCCTCACCCTCGCTGACCTCGGGCTGGAAGACGGGCCGACCGGCTCGCCCGACAGCAGTTCCGACTGGAGCGTCGACCCTCTGACCGTGCTGGCCGAGCTGGGAAGCGACGACCTGGACATGCACCGACGCAAGCTGCTGGCGACCGCCGCGTACTCGGCCGCCGGCCTCACACTGCCCGCGAGTTCGTGGTGGACAACCGCCCCAGCCGCTGCAGCATCGCGCCCAGCAGTCTCCCCACGGCTGGTGACCCAGGCCGACATCGATGACGTCCGCAACCTGACAGCCTTCTACTCCGCACGGGACCAGCAGCGTGGTGGAGCCTCTGGGCGCTCGGCTCTGGCCGGCCACCTTCGCGACGAAGCGGTGCCCCTGCTGGGCAGCAGGTTTCGAACGGAACGGCACCGACGGGACACGTACTCGGCCGTGGCAGAGATGACCTACATCGCCGGCTGGATGGCGTTCGACGCCTCGGAGCACCGCACCGCCCAGCGCTACCTCACCCTCGCCGCCCGCATAGCGGCCGAAGCCTGCGACGGACCGCTGGGCGGCCACATCCTGCGCGCCCTCGCCCACCAGGCAGTCGACCTCGGACACCCACGAAGGGCCCTCGACCTGACCGATGCCTCCATGGCCCGCACTCACTACGGCCAGGCCAGCTCGCGCGAGAAGGCCCTGCTCTCCATCGTCCACGCCCGTGCCCTGGCCGCCGACGGCGACAGGCCCGGCACCCTCGCGGCCATCAGCCGAGCAGAGCGGGACCTCGCCCGCGCCGACAACGAGGACGCCCCCGACCGCGTCGGCTTCTTCCAGGAAGCCTCTCTCGCCCACGAAACTGCCTGCGCCCTGCGCGACCTGGGCAACCCCGTCGAGGCGGAGATCCATTTCCAGCGCAGCGTCCGCACCCGCCGCCGGCAGCAGTACGCCCGCACCCACAGCGTGACACTCGGCTACCTGGGCGCCGTCCAGGTCCAGCAAGGACGTCTCGACGAGGCATGCGGCACGTGGGGACAAGCCCTCGATGCCATGGTCGGCGTCCAGTCCGGCCGCGCCCGCGACGTCATCGTCCGCATGCAGAGCGACCTGTCGCCCATGAGGCAACGCGGAGGCCGCCACGTTGTTGAATTGGACCGCCGGGCACGGGAAATGCTGCGCGCCATAGGCTGA